A window of the Branchiibius hedensis genome harbors these coding sequences:
- a CDS encoding AIM24 family protein, protein MPIHGSLFKDFQENPAADPFVLQNKKLLKISMQYGPVWALTGSMVAYQGDVHFENTGSGGLDKLLKAKLTGEGVNMMRCTGQGELFVANDATEIQLMYLENDSISVNGASVLAFSGSIEWDIHRIASRGGMTAGGMFNVVLRGTGYVAITTHGDPVAFEVSQGTTFADAQAVVMWTAGVQMDIKVDSGGLKSLVRGGTGEMLQMAFSGQGYVLVQPAESVVTGGGNPVQATSPGNILNNLLG, encoded by the coding sequence ATGCCCATCCACGGATCGCTGTTCAAGGACTTCCAGGAGAACCCCGCCGCTGATCCCTTCGTGCTGCAGAACAAGAAGCTGCTCAAGATCTCCATGCAGTACGGCCCGGTCTGGGCCCTCACCGGCTCGATGGTCGCCTACCAGGGCGACGTGCACTTCGAGAACACCGGCTCCGGTGGTTTGGACAAGCTGCTGAAAGCCAAACTGACCGGCGAAGGCGTCAACATGATGCGCTGCACCGGCCAAGGGGAGCTCTTCGTGGCCAACGACGCCACGGAGATCCAGTTGATGTATCTGGAAAACGACTCGATCAGCGTCAACGGCGCCAGCGTGCTGGCGTTCTCCGGGTCCATCGAATGGGACATCCACCGTATCGCCAGCCGCGGCGGGATGACCGCCGGCGGCATGTTCAACGTGGTCCTGCGCGGAACCGGGTACGTCGCGATCACCACCCACGGCGACCCCGTCGCCTTCGAGGTGTCGCAGGGCACCACGTTCGCCGACGCGCAAGCGGTCGTGATGTGGACCGCTGGCGTGCAGATGGACATCAAGGTCGACTCCGGCGGCCTGAAGTCCCTCGTGCGCGGCGGCACCGGCGAAATGCTGCAGATGGCGTTCAGCGGCCAGGGTTACGTGCTGGTCCAACCCGCCGAATCGGTGGTCACCGGCGGCGGGAACCCGGTGCAGGCCACGAGCCCCGGCAACATCCTGAACAATCTGCTCGGCTGA
- a CDS encoding peptidoglycan-binding protein, with protein MVHSRRTRAAAGCAATLPAVVAGSALGAAPAEAAAPAPAAVPSGAHVQAASAVPTAAQVLRYGSSGSLVKVLQQRLGTVSVDGQFGAKTAAAVKAFQRSHKLVADGVVGALTWKALGGLPGTSTSGSTPPASGTASCTASATLRYGASGAAVKSLQKALGGLVVDGQFGAKTLAAVKKFQSAKKLPATGTVDAATWKALGCTTTSGGTSATGGGGTGDAPADPDSPYRLPWKAGVSYRVSQGAHGSFSHNGVYDQYAVDFALPSGTQVLASRAGVVKGSGWISGGGNYVLIQDASGLCQEYFHLSSYSVRAGQQVAQGAPIARSGSTGHSTGPHLHFQMVNCSTWKAASVVDTYEEGTSYVAGEWATSRNG; from the coding sequence TTGGTACACAGCCGACGGACGCGTGCCGCAGCAGGCTGTGCGGCCACGCTTCCTGCGGTCGTCGCCGGCAGTGCGCTGGGGGCGGCTCCTGCCGAAGCGGCCGCCCCGGCGCCGGCCGCGGTCCCGTCCGGTGCCCACGTCCAGGCGGCGAGCGCCGTACCGACCGCCGCACAGGTGTTGCGCTACGGCTCCAGCGGATCGCTGGTGAAGGTGCTGCAGCAGCGACTGGGCACCGTCAGCGTCGACGGACAGTTCGGCGCCAAGACTGCCGCCGCCGTCAAGGCCTTCCAGCGCTCACACAAGCTGGTCGCGGACGGCGTGGTCGGTGCGCTGACCTGGAAGGCGCTGGGTGGCTTGCCGGGCACGTCGACGTCCGGGTCGACACCTCCCGCATCCGGCACCGCGTCCTGCACCGCTTCGGCAACCCTGCGGTACGGCGCGTCCGGGGCGGCCGTGAAGTCGTTGCAGAAGGCCCTGGGTGGGTTGGTCGTCGACGGTCAGTTCGGCGCCAAGACGCTGGCAGCGGTGAAGAAGTTCCAGAGCGCCAAGAAGCTCCCGGCGACCGGCACGGTGGATGCCGCCACCTGGAAGGCCTTGGGTTGCACGACGACCTCCGGTGGGACCAGTGCCACGGGAGGCGGCGGGACGGGTGATGCCCCCGCAGATCCGGACTCGCCGTACCGGCTGCCCTGGAAGGCAGGGGTGAGCTACCGGGTCAGCCAGGGCGCGCACGGCTCGTTCTCGCACAACGGGGTCTACGACCAGTACGCCGTGGACTTCGCGTTGCCCTCGGGTACCCAGGTGCTCGCCTCGCGGGCCGGGGTGGTGAAGGGGTCGGGGTGGATCTCCGGCGGCGGCAACTACGTGCTGATCCAGGACGCCTCGGGCCTGTGCCAGGAGTACTTCCACCTCAGCTCGTATTCGGTGCGCGCGGGTCAGCAGGTGGCCCAGGGCGCCCCGATCGCCCGCTCGGGCAGCACGGGTCACTCGACCGGTCCGCACCTGCACTTCCAGATGGTGAACTGCTCGACCTGGAAGGCGGCCTCGGTGGTGGACACCTACGAGGAGGGCACGTCGTACGTCGCAGGGGAGTGGGCGACCAGCCGCAACGGCTGA
- a CDS encoding peptidoglycan-binding protein, with product MTTTAPTIPDVRLSEANKPRHQRQRPGLSAKVAPMVTSRKGLVLSGTALAVPASAGAVLAATPAEAAVSPVSAVRTPSVVHVTTTPTSSVVVVSYNDTGALVKTIQQRLGGLELDGWFGPKTLAAVKAFQTSKGLVADGVVGALTWRALGGFPGGSTGTGGSTGGGSGSGGTSCTVKVLRYGASGDAVQVLQQRLGKGLADDGEFGALTLAALKSYQAAKGLVVDGIAGPATWSALGGFPCGTTATGGTGTGTGTGTGGGTTTPVQGPLQQKAIAIAKQYLGIPYVLGGNTPAQGFDCSGLTKYVYAQLGVTLPRTARAQQAFLGNTSNPVPGDLVFFGNPAYHVGIYLGNNTMLAAPHPGEVVRIQPIYTTPSSYGHVTGN from the coding sequence ATGACCACGACTGCCCCCACGATTCCCGATGTGCGCTTGAGCGAGGCGAACAAACCTCGTCACCAGCGGCAGCGCCCCGGTCTGTCGGCGAAGGTTGCGCCGATGGTGACCTCCCGCAAGGGACTGGTGCTGTCGGGTACTGCGCTGGCCGTGCCTGCTTCAGCTGGCGCTGTGCTGGCCGCGACGCCCGCGGAGGCGGCGGTGAGCCCGGTGAGCGCGGTGCGCACGCCCAGCGTGGTGCACGTGACCACCACCCCGACCAGTTCGGTCGTCGTCGTCAGTTACAACGACACGGGCGCATTGGTGAAGACCATCCAGCAGCGCCTCGGCGGGTTGGAACTCGACGGTTGGTTCGGGCCCAAGACGCTGGCGGCGGTCAAGGCATTCCAGACTTCCAAGGGCCTGGTGGCCGACGGAGTCGTCGGTGCGTTGACCTGGCGGGCGCTGGGCGGGTTCCCGGGTGGCTCTACTGGCACCGGTGGTTCCACCGGCGGCGGTTCCGGTTCTGGCGGGACGTCGTGCACGGTCAAGGTGCTGCGCTACGGCGCCTCCGGTGACGCGGTGCAGGTCCTGCAGCAACGCCTCGGCAAGGGCTTGGCCGACGATGGCGAGTTCGGCGCGCTGACCCTGGCCGCCCTGAAGTCCTACCAGGCGGCCAAGGGACTGGTCGTCGACGGGATCGCCGGTCCGGCGACCTGGTCGGCACTAGGTGGGTTCCCCTGCGGGACCACCGCGACCGGAGGCACCGGCACGGGCACCGGAACCGGAACCGGCGGTGGCACCACGACCCCGGTGCAGGGTCCGCTGCAGCAGAAGGCGATCGCGATCGCCAAGCAGTACCTGGGCATTCCCTACGTGCTCGGCGGCAACACCCCGGCCCAGGGCTTCGACTGCTCCGGGCTGACCAAGTACGTCTACGCCCAGTTGGGTGTCACCCTGCCGCGCACGGCGCGCGCCCAGCAGGCCTTCCTGGGCAACACGAGCAACCCGGTGCCCGGCGACCTGGTGTTCTTCGGTAACCCCGCCTATCACGTCGGTATCTACCTGGGTAACAACACGATGCTCGCTGCGCCGCACCCGGGTGAGGTGGTCCGGATCCAGCCGATCTACACCACGCCGTCCAGCTATGGGCACGTGACCGGTAACTGA
- a CDS encoding C40 family peptidase produces the protein MASYRPRHLKRSVSPLRGRGAALAASAAVLVPALAVTDQAAAAPVSAKTAVAPAAVAAAATTSGPTLRYGSYGSAVRVLQSKLNAKGYRLAVDGSFGPKTRAAVRAFQAKARVGVSGTVGAATWRALGGYPKAAAPSRSSDRSSIVAIAYRYLGAPYVSGGSGPRVFDCSGLTSYVYRQAGISLPRTARGQQAAVPRTSHPVPGDLVFFGYPATHVGIYVSPGKMIASPRPGKVVNVQPIYQRPSGYGHVR, from the coding sequence ATGGCTTCTTACCGTCCCCGCCACCTCAAGCGCTCGGTTTCGCCGTTGCGTGGTCGTGGCGCCGCTCTGGCGGCCTCTGCTGCGGTGCTCGTCCCCGCGCTGGCTGTCACCGATCAGGCCGCTGCTGCGCCGGTGAGCGCCAAGACCGCAGTGGCGCCGGCGGCGGTGGCTGCCGCGGCGACGACCTCTGGTCCCACCCTGCGCTACGGGTCCTACGGGTCCGCGGTCCGTGTTCTGCAGAGCAAACTGAACGCCAAGGGCTACCGGCTGGCGGTGGACGGGTCGTTCGGGCCCAAGACCCGCGCAGCCGTGCGAGCCTTCCAGGCCAAGGCCCGAGTCGGCGTATCCGGAACCGTCGGTGCCGCAACCTGGCGAGCACTGGGTGGGTACCCCAAGGCCGCTGCTCCCTCGCGAAGCAGCGACCGCAGCAGCATCGTGGCGATCGCCTACCGCTACCTCGGCGCGCCCTACGTCAGCGGCGGGTCCGGGCCGCGCGTATTCGACTGCTCCGGACTGACCTCCTACGTCTACCGCCAGGCGGGTATCTCGCTGCCGCGGACCGCGCGGGGCCAGCAGGCCGCCGTACCGCGCACGTCCCACCCGGTCCCCGGGGACCTGGTCTTCTTCGGCTACCCGGCCACGCACGTGGGTATCTACGTCAGCCCCGGCAAGATGATCGCCTCGCCGCGCCCCGGCAAGGTGGTCAACGTACAGCCGATCTACCAGCGCCCCTCGGGCTACGGCCACGTGCGCTGA
- a CDS encoding MATE family efflux transporter: MPSPTPTTVSARQIAALAVPAFLALIVEPLFLLADTAIVGHLGTVPLAGLGVASAALLTGVNVFVFLAYGTTALVARRMGAGQESEALAGGVDGIWLSIVLGAVTAIVVGTCAEPICRLFGASDATVDQAVIYLRISAIGIPGMLVILAATGVLRGLLDTRTPLIAATIGFAVNIALNYLLVYPAGLGIAGSAWGTVIAQTGMGIGLGLVVAQQARAKGARLTPHPAGVLTSATSGVPLLVRTLALRGALLLDTWLSAGVSTVVLAANQVSMTVFSFMAFALDALAIAAQTMTGRALGAGDRSGARQLTRILTWWGLGLGFALAVLLAATHTVLPVLFTNDRHLQQTLGAALLVLAVLLPVCGVVFVLDGVLIGAGDGRALAWLQVLVLLGYAPVVIALRARAHELAGLGDSTAMVIVWLAFGWFLVLRCIGLGLRARSDHWLVTGS; the protein is encoded by the coding sequence GTGCCATCACCGACGCCGACGACGGTGTCGGCGCGCCAGATCGCCGCGCTCGCCGTACCTGCGTTCCTCGCGCTCATCGTCGAGCCGCTCTTCCTCCTGGCGGACACCGCGATCGTCGGACACCTCGGCACCGTGCCCCTCGCCGGTCTCGGCGTCGCGAGCGCCGCGCTGCTGACCGGCGTCAACGTCTTCGTCTTCCTCGCCTACGGCACCACCGCACTGGTGGCCCGCCGGATGGGCGCGGGTCAGGAGAGCGAGGCGCTGGCCGGCGGTGTCGACGGGATCTGGTTGTCGATCGTGCTGGGAGCGGTCACCGCCATCGTGGTCGGGACCTGCGCCGAACCCATCTGCCGACTGTTCGGCGCATCGGACGCGACCGTCGACCAGGCGGTCATCTACCTGCGCATCTCCGCGATCGGCATCCCCGGAATGCTGGTCATCCTGGCCGCGACCGGTGTCCTGCGCGGCCTCCTGGACACCCGTACGCCGCTGATCGCGGCCACGATCGGCTTCGCTGTCAACATCGCCCTGAACTACCTCCTGGTCTACCCCGCGGGTCTGGGGATTGCCGGCTCCGCCTGGGGCACCGTCATCGCGCAGACCGGCATGGGCATCGGGCTCGGTCTCGTGGTCGCGCAGCAGGCCCGGGCCAAAGGCGCCAGACTGACCCCGCACCCGGCGGGCGTCCTGACTTCCGCCACGAGCGGCGTACCGCTCTTGGTGCGCACTCTCGCGCTGCGCGGCGCGCTGCTGCTGGACACCTGGCTCTCGGCGGGCGTCAGCACCGTGGTCCTGGCCGCCAACCAGGTCTCGATGACCGTGTTTTCCTTCATGGCCTTCGCCCTCGACGCCCTCGCGATCGCCGCCCAGACCATGACCGGCCGGGCCCTGGGCGCCGGCGACCGGTCCGGCGCCCGGCAGCTGACCCGGATCCTCACCTGGTGGGGCCTGGGGCTCGGGTTCGCCCTGGCCGTCCTGCTCGCGGCCACCCACACCGTGCTGCCGGTGCTGTTCACCAACGACCGACACCTGCAGCAGACCCTCGGCGCCGCGCTGCTGGTGCTGGCGGTGTTGCTACCGGTCTGTGGCGTCGTCTTCGTCCTGGACGGAGTGCTGATCGGCGCCGGCGACGGCCGCGCCCTGGCCTGGTTGCAGGTCCTGGTCCTGCTGGGCTACGCACCGGTGGTCATCGCGCTACGGGCGCGGGCCCACGAACTGGCCGGTCTCGGCGACAGCACCGCCATGGTCATCGTGTGGTTGGCCTTCGGCTGGTTCCTGGTGCTGCGCTGCATCGGGCTGGGTCTACGGGCCCGCTCCGATCATTGGCTGGTCACCGGCAGTTGA
- the rplI gene encoding 50S ribosomal protein L9, whose translation MKIILTHEVSGLGAAGDVVEVKDGYGRNYLLPKGLALPWTKGGQKQVDSINRARQTRAVKSLEQAQSAKGTLENTKVTLPARAGDNGRLFGGVTTAEIAEAVQASGGGSIDRRTVEVPSPIRTTGEHTVTVRLHPEVLATVTLNVVAAK comes from the coding sequence ATGAAGATCATCCTGACCCACGAGGTGTCCGGACTGGGCGCCGCTGGCGACGTGGTCGAGGTCAAGGACGGCTACGGCCGTAACTACCTGCTGCCCAAGGGCCTGGCCCTGCCCTGGACCAAGGGTGGCCAGAAGCAGGTCGACTCGATCAACCGTGCCCGCCAGACGCGTGCGGTGAAGTCGCTGGAGCAGGCGCAGAGCGCCAAGGGCACCCTGGAGAACACCAAGGTCACCCTGCCCGCCCGTGCCGGTGACAACGGCCGCCTCTTCGGTGGCGTGACCACCGCCGAGATCGCCGAGGCCGTGCAGGCCTCCGGTGGCGGCAGCATCGACCGTCGGACCGTGGAGGTGCCCTCCCCGATCCGCACGACCGGTGAGCACACTGTGACCGTCCGGTTGCACCCCGAGGTGTTGGCCACCGTGACCCTGAACGTGGTGGCGGCCAAGTAA
- the rpsR gene encoding 30S ribosomal protein S18 — protein sequence MAKPVVRKPKKKANPLKAAKVEAIDYKDVALLRKFISDRGKIRARRVTGVSVQEQRLIATAVKNAREMALLPYSSSAR from the coding sequence ATGGCAAAGCCCGTTGTGCGTAAGCCGAAGAAGAAGGCCAACCCGCTGAAGGCCGCCAAGGTCGAAGCGATCGATTACAAGGACGTCGCGTTGCTGCGCAAGTTCATCAGCGACCGCGGCAAGATCCGCGCTCGCCGCGTGACCGGCGTGTCCGTCCAGGAGCAGCGGCTGATCGCGACCGCGGTCAAGAACGCCCGCGAAATGGCGCTGCTGCCCTACTCGAGCTCGGCTCGCTGA
- a CDS encoding single-stranded DNA-binding protein, protein MAAGDTVITIIGNLTQDPELRFTPSGAAVANFTVASTPRTFDRQSNEWKDGETLFMRCSVWREAAENVAESLVRGSRVLVSGRLKSRSFETKEGEKRTVMELEVDEVGPSLRYATAKVNKTQRGGGGGGGWNSGGGNSGGSDNSNDPWATGGSGQQAPAQSAPAGGNQGGWSTGPSYDEPPF, encoded by the coding sequence ATGGCTGCAGGCGACACCGTCATCACCATCATCGGCAACCTGACCCAGGACCCGGAGCTACGGTTCACCCCGTCCGGGGCTGCCGTCGCGAACTTCACCGTGGCGTCCACGCCGCGCACGTTCGACCGGCAGAGCAACGAATGGAAAGACGGCGAGACGCTGTTCATGCGCTGCTCGGTGTGGCGCGAGGCGGCTGAGAACGTCGCCGAGTCCCTGGTGCGCGGTTCCCGCGTGCTGGTGTCCGGGCGCTTGAAGTCGCGTTCCTTCGAAACGAAGGAGGGCGAGAAGCGCACGGTGATGGAGCTCGAGGTCGACGAAGTCGGCCCGTCCCTGCGATACGCGACTGCGAAGGTCAACAAGACCCAGCGCGGTGGCGGCGGTGGCGGTGGTTGGAACTCCGGCGGAGGTAACTCCGGCGGCAGTGACAACAGCAACGACCCGTGGGCCACCGGTGGCTCCGGTCAGCAGGCGCCGGCCCAGTCGGCTCCTGCAGGTGGCAACCAGGGTGGTTGGAGCACCGGCCCGTCCTACGACGAGCCGCCGTTCTGA
- the rpsF gene encoding 30S ribosomal protein S6: MRQYELMIILDPSLDDRAATPTLEKFLTVVTKDGGTVENIDLWGRRRLAYDIKKQSEGIYAVINMTAESATAQELDRQLGLSESVLRTKLLRADA; this comes from the coding sequence ATGCGTCAGTACGAATTGATGATCATCCTCGACCCGTCGCTGGACGACCGGGCCGCAACCCCCACGCTGGAGAAGTTCCTCACCGTGGTCACCAAAGACGGTGGCACCGTGGAGAACATCGACCTGTGGGGCCGTCGCCGGCTGGCCTACGACATCAAGAAGCAGTCTGAAGGCATCTACGCGGTCATCAACATGACCGCCGAGTCCGCCACTGCCCAGGAGCTCGACCGCCAGCTCGGCCTGTCCGAGTCGGTTCTGCGGACCAAGCTGCTGCGCGCCGACGCCTGA
- a CDS encoding glycosyltransferase 87 family protein, which translates to MSVIEEGAQDPDGPGGQVSDEADQERGVRERAARERFERARVRTPSRVEGPAIVGSQVFGGAVGRFATIGRRGWPFVAALLSAAASVMVALSVLQKSHCVKVGWGSPGSLWRACYSDIPISGGGSGGPWASGGPGQSQPVLTAVLTWFAQKIVPGGSSLERQQMLFAVGAVIVVICIALTVTATAATLRNTPWLAAHVALSPVLITASMVSFDVFGVALAALGLWAWARHRPLLAGVLLGAAVMARSYPLVFVAVLVLLCLRDGRRHDLTRLVAGVMGVSAICIGLAAAVGGEPFAPYAGWNDAGPGYGSVWLLLQIAGVNIPAHPLTVIALAGWVIALLVGFIAVRVRPDVAFAPLALLMLVVVLLTGKAIPVQACLWLLPLLALCAVRWRDHLIWAGVEIVYFIMVWMYIAAPSNAPKGLPGAAYAVFSLARTLAYVGIAWAAWDSSASARTAIGGDPVHRPVPARSATLVALPVGD; encoded by the coding sequence ATGAGCGTGATCGAGGAGGGTGCGCAGGACCCGGACGGTCCCGGCGGCCAGGTGAGTGACGAGGCCGACCAGGAGCGCGGCGTACGGGAAAGGGCGGCTCGCGAACGCTTCGAGCGGGCCCGGGTGCGCACGCCGAGTCGGGTCGAGGGTCCGGCCATCGTCGGGTCCCAGGTCTTCGGCGGAGCGGTGGGCCGGTTCGCCACGATCGGTCGTCGCGGCTGGCCGTTCGTAGCGGCGCTGCTGTCTGCTGCTGCCAGCGTCATGGTCGCGCTGTCGGTCCTGCAGAAGAGCCATTGCGTGAAGGTGGGGTGGGGTTCGCCCGGCTCGCTGTGGCGGGCCTGCTACTCCGACATCCCGATCAGTGGCGGCGGCTCCGGCGGGCCGTGGGCGTCCGGCGGACCGGGCCAGTCGCAGCCAGTGCTCACTGCCGTCCTGACCTGGTTCGCGCAGAAGATCGTGCCGGGCGGAAGCAGCCTCGAACGCCAACAGATGCTCTTCGCGGTCGGCGCCGTCATCGTCGTGATCTGCATTGCCCTCACCGTCACCGCGACCGCGGCGACGCTGCGCAACACCCCCTGGCTCGCCGCGCACGTCGCGCTCAGCCCGGTCCTGATCACTGCCTCGATGGTGTCCTTCGACGTCTTCGGGGTCGCGCTGGCCGCACTCGGTCTGTGGGCGTGGGCGCGGCACCGACCGTTGCTGGCCGGGGTCCTGCTGGGCGCCGCCGTGATGGCCCGCAGCTACCCCTTGGTCTTCGTCGCCGTGCTGGTCCTGCTGTGTCTGCGCGACGGGAGACGGCACGACCTGACGCGGCTGGTCGCGGGTGTGATGGGCGTCAGTGCGATCTGTATCGGGCTGGCAGCGGCCGTCGGCGGTGAGCCGTTCGCGCCGTACGCCGGATGGAACGACGCCGGACCCGGATACGGATCGGTCTGGTTGTTGCTGCAGATCGCCGGGGTCAACATCCCGGCACACCCGTTGACCGTCATCGCCCTGGCCGGCTGGGTGATCGCACTGCTGGTGGGATTCATCGCGGTCCGCGTCCGTCCGGACGTCGCCTTCGCGCCGTTGGCCCTGCTGATGCTCGTCGTGGTCCTGCTGACCGGGAAGGCCATCCCGGTGCAGGCGTGTCTGTGGCTGCTGCCGTTGCTGGCGCTGTGCGCCGTGCGCTGGCGCGATCACCTGATCTGGGCCGGCGTGGAGATCGTCTACTTCATCATGGTGTGGATGTACATCGCCGCGCCGAGCAACGCGCCCAAGGGACTGCCGGGGGCGGCGTACGCCGTGTTCAGCCTGGCCAGGACGTTGGCCTACGTGGGCATCGCCTGGGCGGCCTGGGACTCCAGCGCCAGCGCCCGTACGGCGATCGGCGGCGACCCGGTGCACCGGCCGGTCCCCGCGCGCAGCGCCACCCTCGTCGCGCTGCCGGTCGGCGATTAG
- a CDS encoding transglycosylase domain-containing protein codes for MSDQSDVPADTATTTHGRPTKRSSGRPKKKKKQKKKHGLFFKVVVGTLLGLLGLMLAVIAALVVIYFTTDIPQANADATKQISIAYYDDGKTEIGRLGSINRVPVTLDKVPVQTQHAFLAAEDRNFYENKGVSPTGILRALWSNIRGGSIKGGGSTITQQYVKNYFLTQDQSMSRKLREAMIAIKIDQKYSKDQILEDYLNNVYFGRGAYGIQAGAQAYFGVDSDKLTLNQGIFLASVINAPSLFDPAYAEGNMARAQSRAAYVADGMVTKGWLTQEERAKLTLPTFPVIKQKSSVSGPNGYIIQALRKEMINKLDMTDNDIDRGGLRIVTTINKKDQDAAIAAVNKVVPEDIRNQGNIHTGLMAQKPDGAVVAMYAGTDPQKEASATQYQLLQGGSSFKVFGLAAAMKQGMNPSTTYYNGPAELYVGGSGNGSVVHNFGNESFGRINLVTALAHSVNTVFVQLNKDLGDDYKPTLQAAQDLGIPATDPGMLDTKEPATFINNILGTPAVKVADMATAYNTINNNGTRVDQYFISKITSAGGGADYTHSQSGTEVLTKDQATTLTRAMSHVLTDRGATGSTANDILGRPAAGKTGTSGTTSESGAIWFTGYTPGQLTTSVGMFKPNSQGGTDGQITYNGQPATGGALAARVWGYFMKSALAGQPVAELPKSSGDSGATFTRQPTYTSRETQPQTTTSTPSSTVTTSEPPTSTTSTTTTPTPTSTTTQPPSTSTTQPTPTRTQEPTTTVSREPEPSSTQAQSATQSEEPKVPVAP; via the coding sequence GTGAGCGATCAGTCCGACGTACCCGCCGACACGGCGACCACCACCCATGGGCGGCCGACCAAGCGGTCGTCGGGGCGGCCGAAGAAGAAGAAGAAGCAGAAGAAGAAGCACGGTCTGTTCTTCAAGGTCGTCGTCGGCACGCTGCTGGGACTATTGGGCCTGATGCTTGCGGTCATTGCCGCACTCGTGGTCATCTACTTCACCACCGACATCCCGCAGGCGAACGCGGATGCGACCAAACAGATCTCCATCGCCTACTACGACGACGGCAAGACCGAGATCGGCCGCCTCGGCTCGATCAACCGGGTCCCGGTGACGTTGGACAAGGTCCCGGTGCAGACGCAGCACGCGTTTCTGGCGGCGGAAGATCGCAACTTCTACGAGAACAAGGGTGTCTCACCCACCGGCATCCTGCGGGCGTTGTGGTCCAACATCCGCGGCGGCTCGATCAAGGGCGGTGGCTCGACGATCACCCAGCAATACGTCAAGAACTACTTCCTGACCCAGGACCAGTCGATGTCGCGCAAACTGCGCGAGGCGATGATCGCGATCAAGATCGACCAGAAGTACTCCAAGGACCAGATCCTGGAGGACTACCTGAACAACGTGTACTTCGGCCGCGGCGCGTACGGCATCCAGGCCGGAGCGCAGGCCTACTTCGGCGTCGACTCCGACAAGTTGACGCTCAACCAGGGCATCTTCCTGGCCAGTGTGATCAACGCGCCGAGCCTGTTCGACCCGGCGTACGCCGAGGGCAACATGGCCCGCGCCCAGTCCAGGGCGGCGTACGTCGCTGACGGCATGGTCACCAAGGGTTGGCTGACCCAGGAAGAACGCGCCAAGCTCACCCTGCCGACGTTCCCGGTGATCAAGCAGAAGTCGAGTGTCTCCGGCCCCAACGGATACATCATCCAGGCGTTGCGCAAGGAGATGATCAACAAGCTCGACATGACCGACAACGACATCGACCGCGGTGGGCTGCGGATCGTCACCACGATCAACAAGAAGGACCAGGACGCAGCCATCGCGGCAGTCAACAAGGTCGTGCCCGAAGACATCCGTAACCAGGGCAACATCCACACCGGACTGATGGCTCAGAAGCCGGACGGGGCCGTGGTCGCGATGTATGCGGGCACCGACCCGCAGAAGGAAGCCTCCGCCACGCAATACCAACTGCTGCAGGGCGGTTCGAGTTTCAAGGTCTTCGGTCTGGCAGCGGCGATGAAACAGGGGATGAACCCCTCGACCACCTACTACAACGGCCCGGCCGAGCTGTACGTCGGCGGCTCCGGCAACGGTTCGGTGGTGCACAACTTCGGGAACGAATCGTTCGGCCGGATCAACCTCGTGACGGCCCTCGCGCACTCGGTGAACACCGTGTTCGTGCAACTCAACAAGGACCTGGGCGACGACTACAAGCCGACCCTGCAGGCGGCCCAGGACCTGGGCATCCCGGCAACGGACCCGGGCATGTTGGACACCAAGGAACCGGCGACCTTCATCAACAACATCCTGGGTACGCCGGCGGTGAAGGTGGCCGACATGGCCACGGCGTACAACACCATCAACAACAACGGAACCAGGGTCGATCAGTACTTCATCAGCAAAATCACCAGTGCCGGCGGCGGCGCGGACTACACGCACAGCCAGTCCGGCACCGAGGTCCTGACCAAGGACCAGGCCACCACCCTGACCCGGGCGATGTCACACGTTCTGACCGACCGGGGGGCGACCGGATCCACCGCCAACGACATCCTGGGCCGACCCGCGGCAGGTAAGACCGGTACCTCGGGAACCACCAGTGAAAGTGGTGCGATCTGGTTCACCGGCTACACCCCGGGTCAGCTCACGACCTCGGTCGGGATGTTCAAACCGAACAGCCAGGGCGGTACGGATGGGCAGATCACCTACAACGGTCAGCCGGCCACCGGTGGTGCGCTGGCAGCACGGGTGTGGGGCTACTTCATGAAGAGTGCACTGGCCGGTCAGCCGGTGGCCGAGCTGCCGAAGTCATCGGGCGACAGCGGCGCGACGTTCACCCGCCAGCCGACCTACACCAGCCGGGAGACCCAGCCGCAGACAACGACGTCCACTCCCTCGTCGACCGTGACCACCTCTGAGCCACCGACGTCCACGACGAGCACCACGACGACGCCGACGCCCACCAGCACCACCACGCAACCGCCGTCGACGAGCACCACCCAGCCCACGCCGACGCGCACGCAGGAGCCGACCACGACCGTGTCGCGGGAGCCGGAGCCCAGCAGTACCCAGGCCCAGAGCGCCACCCAGAGCGAAGAGCCGAAGGTCCCGGTGGCGCCGTAG